From a region of the Mycolicibacterium sp. MU0050 genome:
- the ectA gene encoding diaminobutyrate acetyltransferase, translating to MLRRPEGADALAMHRLVVESKVLDENSTYAYLLMATEFADTSIVAERDGQLHGFVMGYHPPTRPEALFVWQVVVAHAARGSGLGGAMLDSLVERVRRDRHGHPLTLEATVAPSNSASRALFGGFARRHGVPVIELPWYGAELLDAELAHEEEPLLRIGPIAVDLTS from the coding sequence GTGCTGCGCCGGCCCGAAGGTGCCGATGCGCTTGCCATGCATCGGCTTGTGGTCGAGAGCAAGGTGCTCGACGAGAACTCGACGTACGCGTATCTGTTGATGGCGACCGAGTTTGCCGACACCTCGATTGTGGCTGAGCGCGACGGGCAGTTGCACGGTTTCGTGATGGGCTACCACCCGCCGACTCGTCCGGAAGCGTTGTTCGTCTGGCAGGTGGTTGTCGCCCACGCGGCCCGGGGTTCCGGGCTGGGCGGCGCGATGCTCGACAGCCTCGTCGAGCGCGTGCGCCGCGACCGTCACGGACACCCGCTGACCCTGGAAGCCACTGTGGCGCCCAGTAATTCGGCGTCCCGCGCATTGTTCGGCGGGTTTGCCCGTCGGCACGGCGTGCCCGTAATCGAATTGCCTTGGTACGGAGCCGAACTCCTGGACGCAGAACTGGCGCACGAGGAGGAACCACTACTTCGCATCGGTCCCATCGCCGTCGATCTGACCAGCTAA
- a CDS encoding OsmC family peroxiredoxin, which translates to MSIAERSTGTVWEGPLATGTGRLNSGSGALTGLDVTWAARTETPGGKTSPEELAAAAHSSCFSMALALKLGEQQLTPQRLDVQATVTLDEVDGLPTIVSSALTIKAQVDGVDAAKFQRIVDEAAALCPVSRLFAGAKISVKAALE; encoded by the coding sequence ATGAGCATCGCGGAACGCAGTACCGGAACCGTGTGGGAAGGTCCGCTCGCGACGGGGACCGGACGGCTGAACTCCGGCAGCGGCGCATTGACCGGACTCGATGTCACCTGGGCGGCACGCACCGAGACGCCGGGCGGCAAGACCAGCCCCGAGGAGCTGGCCGCGGCCGCGCACTCCTCCTGTTTCTCGATGGCGCTGGCCCTGAAACTCGGTGAGCAGCAACTGACTCCGCAGCGGCTCGACGTGCAGGCCACCGTCACGCTCGACGAGGTCGACGGCCTGCCCACCATCGTCTCCTCCGCGCTGACCATCAAGGCCCAAGTCGACGGGGTGGATGCCGCGAAGTTCCAGCGCATCGTCGACGAGGCCGCCGCGTTGTGCCCCGTGTCGCGGCTGTTCGCCGGGGCGAAGATCAGCGTGAAAGCCGCACTCGAATGA
- a CDS encoding MarR family transcriptional regulator, with product MATGNTVTKTPVDELRAFELATRDLVGVALRSLDDLEVTLPQFRLLALLQEQGRCTSTHCAKELGVAGSSVTRLADRLHASGHLVRVADPSNRRIVALELTPQGRKLVQQATARRRRELSRVLDQIDPAQRAACATVLATLHERFQDGSGDQPRRAPL from the coding sequence GTGGCGACAGGAAACACGGTGACGAAGACCCCCGTCGACGAGCTGCGCGCATTCGAACTGGCGACCCGCGACCTGGTCGGCGTGGCGCTGCGCAGCCTGGACGATCTCGAGGTGACGCTGCCGCAGTTCCGGCTGCTCGCGCTGCTGCAGGAGCAGGGCCGGTGCACCTCGACGCACTGCGCGAAGGAGCTCGGCGTGGCCGGCTCGTCGGTGACCCGGTTGGCCGACCGACTGCACGCCTCGGGTCATCTGGTGCGGGTCGCCGACCCCTCGAACCGCCGCATCGTGGCCCTGGAGCTGACCCCGCAGGGCCGCAAGCTGGTGCAGCAGGCCACCGCCCGGCGCCGTCGGGAACTGAGCCGCGTCCTGGATCAGATCGATCCGGCGCAGCGGGCCGCGTGCGCGACGGTGCTCGCCACGCTGCACGAGCGGTTCCAGGACGGCTCCGGCGACCAGCCCCGGCGGGCGCCGCTGTAG
- the sodC gene encoding superoxide dismutase[Cu-Zn], with protein sequence MIKRAAAALAFVGPVVLLSACATDEQADDQQTTSPTTTTETAPQGDQLTAQLRTADGTPVAEATFDFADGFATVTVETVTAGILTPGFHGMHLHAVGQCEPDSVSPTGGPPGNFNSAGGHFHLPDSGHPASGDLVPLQVRADGSARVQTTTDAFTAQDLLDADGTALIIHEGPDNFAHIPPRYTIDGTPGPDQETLDTGDAGARFACGVIEGNAGATATETVTETTVPPPAPGAPAPAPAPAEETTPPAETTTPETTVPETTTPETTTPETTTPTETTTTTAPEGPLPGPAPGN encoded by the coding sequence ATGATCAAGCGAGCCGCCGCCGCGTTGGCGTTCGTCGGGCCCGTGGTGCTGCTGAGCGCCTGCGCCACCGACGAGCAAGCCGACGACCAGCAGACCACGTCACCGACCACCACCACCGAAACCGCCCCGCAGGGGGACCAACTGACCGCCCAACTCCGCACCGCGGACGGGACGCCGGTCGCCGAGGCCACCTTCGACTTCGCCGACGGCTTTGCGACCGTCACGGTCGAGACGGTCACCGCCGGCATCCTGACCCCGGGCTTCCACGGCATGCACCTCCACGCCGTCGGCCAGTGCGAACCCGACTCCGTGTCCCCGACCGGGGGCCCGCCCGGCAACTTCAACTCGGCGGGCGGACACTTCCACCTGCCCGACAGCGGCCACCCGGCCAGCGGCGACCTGGTCCCGCTGCAGGTCCGCGCCGACGGCTCCGCCCGAGTCCAGACCACCACCGACGCGTTCACCGCCCAGGACCTGCTGGACGCCGACGGGACCGCGCTGATCATCCACGAGGGTCCCGACAACTTCGCCCACATCCCGCCGCGCTACACCATCGACGGCACCCCCGGACCGGATCAGGAAACGCTCGACACCGGGGACGCCGGCGCCCGCTTCGCCTGCGGCGTCATCGAGGGCAACGCCGGAGCCACCGCCACCGAGACGGTCACCGAGACCACGGTGCCGCCGCCGGCTCCAGGGGCGCCCGCCCCGGCGCCGGCACCCGCCGAGGAGACGACGCCCCCGGCGGAGACCACCACTCCGGAGACCACAGTGCCGGAGACCACCACCCCGGAAACCACCACTCCGGAGACGACGACGCCGACGGAGACGACCACCACGACGGCGCCCGAGGGGCCGCTGCCGGGGCCGGCCCCGGGCAACTGA
- a CDS encoding catalase, which produces MTTPHTGSTMGTGAPAASDRNSLTVGSNGPIVLHDVHFLEQMAHFNRERVPERSPHAKGSGAYGVLRVTEDVSQFTKAALFQKGAETDLLIRFSTVAGEQGSPDTWRDVRGYSMKFYTSEGNYDLVGNNTPIFFVRDPMKFPHFIRSQKRLPDSGLRSAQMQWDFWTLNPESAHQVTYLMGQRGLPRTWRHMNGYGSHTFMWINGGGEKFWVKYHFHTEQGMEFFSNAEAAAMAGEDADFHRRDLFDAIERGDHPSWRLSVQVMPYAEAAGYRFNPFDLTKTWSHADYPLIPVGTYTLNRNPQNFFAEIEQAAFSPGNTVPGIGLSPDKMLLGRAFAYNDAQRNRIGTNFHQLPVNQPRDGVEVNSYMFDGHMTYHHAGNAAVYAPNSTGRPWADVTGPAEDGWETDGELLRAAYSLHSEDDDFGQPGTMVREVWDDAQRSEAVETIAGALLGGVSGEVLDRAFQYWRNVDADLGARIEKAVRAGGVPEPVDGMSEA; this is translated from the coding sequence ATGACGACACCTCACACCGGTTCGACGATGGGAACGGGCGCCCCGGCCGCCAGCGACCGTAACTCGCTGACCGTGGGCAGCAACGGCCCGATCGTTCTGCACGATGTGCATTTCCTGGAACAGATGGCGCACTTCAACCGCGAGCGGGTGCCGGAACGCAGCCCGCACGCCAAGGGGTCGGGGGCCTACGGCGTACTGCGGGTCACCGAGGACGTCTCGCAGTTCACCAAGGCCGCGCTGTTCCAGAAGGGTGCCGAAACCGACCTGCTGATCCGGTTTTCGACCGTCGCCGGCGAGCAGGGCAGCCCCGACACGTGGCGCGACGTGCGCGGCTACTCGATGAAGTTCTACACCTCCGAGGGCAACTACGACCTGGTGGGCAACAACACCCCGATCTTCTTCGTGCGGGACCCGATGAAGTTCCCGCACTTCATCCGCAGCCAGAAGCGGCTGCCGGACTCCGGGTTGCGTTCGGCGCAGATGCAGTGGGACTTCTGGACGCTCAATCCCGAGTCGGCACACCAGGTTACGTATCTGATGGGTCAGCGCGGCCTGCCGCGCACCTGGCGCCACATGAACGGCTACGGGTCGCACACCTTCATGTGGATCAACGGCGGTGGCGAGAAGTTCTGGGTCAAGTACCACTTCCACACCGAGCAGGGCATGGAGTTCTTCAGCAACGCCGAGGCCGCGGCCATGGCCGGTGAGGACGCCGACTTCCACCGCCGTGACCTGTTCGACGCCATCGAGCGCGGGGACCATCCCAGCTGGCGGCTGTCGGTGCAGGTGATGCCCTACGCCGAGGCGGCCGGTTACCGGTTCAACCCGTTCGACCTGACCAAGACCTGGTCGCACGCGGACTACCCGTTGATCCCGGTGGGCACCTACACGCTGAACCGCAACCCGCAGAACTTCTTCGCCGAGATCGAGCAAGCGGCGTTCTCGCCGGGCAACACCGTGCCCGGGATCGGGCTGTCCCCGGACAAGATGCTGCTGGGGCGCGCGTTCGCCTACAACGACGCGCAGCGCAACCGGATCGGCACCAACTTCCATCAGTTGCCGGTCAACCAGCCCCGCGACGGTGTGGAGGTGAACTCCTACATGTTCGACGGGCACATGACCTACCACCACGCCGGCAACGCGGCGGTGTACGCGCCGAACAGCACCGGGCGGCCGTGGGCCGATGTGACCGGGCCGGCCGAGGACGGCTGGGAGACCGACGGCGAGTTGCTCCGCGCGGCCTACAGCCTGCACTCCGAGGACGACGACTTCGGTCAGCCCGGCACCATGGTGCGCGAGGTCTGGGACGACGCGCAGCGCAGCGAGGCGGTTGAAACCATCGCCGGGGCGCTGCTGGGAGGCGTCTCCGGTGAGGTGCTCGACCGGGCATTCCAATACTGGCGCAACGTCGATGCCGACCTCGGCGCCCGCATCGAGAAGGCCGTCCGCGCCGGCGGCGTCCCCGAACCCGTCGACGGGATGAGCGAAGCCTGA
- a CDS encoding hemerythrin domain-containing protein, which produces MSTVGGVLEREHRIIDVGITILAGADPTDVSANQRMAALDAIAMLRRHIYLEEEYLFPPLRAAGLLGPVMVMVLEHGKMWPALDELERLLGDDAFAAAAALCRNLLEQLAAHNLKEERILYPQAEEMLTPGDLDELDHLLATAEIPAGWVCGGVAVD; this is translated from the coding sequence ATGAGCACGGTGGGCGGCGTCCTGGAACGCGAACACCGGATCATCGACGTGGGGATCACCATTCTGGCCGGCGCGGATCCCACCGACGTGAGCGCCAATCAACGCATGGCCGCGCTCGATGCGATCGCGATGCTGCGTCGGCACATCTATCTGGAAGAGGAGTACCTGTTCCCGCCGCTGCGCGCGGCCGGCCTGCTAGGCCCCGTGATGGTGATGGTGCTCGAGCACGGGAAGATGTGGCCCGCCCTGGACGAGCTGGAGCGGCTGCTGGGTGACGACGCGTTCGCGGCGGCCGCCGCCTTGTGCCGAAACCTGTTGGAGCAGCTGGCCGCTCACAATCTCAAGGAGGAACGCATCCTCTACCCGCAGGCCGAGGAGATGCTCACCCCGGGCGATCTCGACGAGCTCGACCACCTGTTGGCCACCGCCGAGATCCCGGCAGGCTGGGTGTGCGGCGGGGTGGCGGTCGACTGA
- a CDS encoding nitroreductase family protein, translated as MPLEEAMRTQRVIRRVKSDPVDDALILHLLELAMKAPTGSNAQNWEFIVVKDRAVVAKLARLNRRALAVGAGIYKRIATRRSGGQNEQMLRIEKAVRWQAEHFEEIPVVVVACLKGVVPGWPPIAASSSYGSIYPAVQNLLLAARAAGLGAALITLPLWSTMLARRALGLPWNVTPCAVIPMGWPKGKYGPTTRRPVGELVSLDRYGNRAFLQEPR; from the coding sequence ATGCCGCTCGAAGAGGCGATGCGGACCCAACGCGTGATCCGGCGGGTCAAGAGCGATCCGGTCGACGACGCGCTGATCCTGCACCTGCTGGAGCTCGCGATGAAGGCGCCGACCGGCTCCAACGCGCAGAACTGGGAATTCATCGTCGTCAAGGACCGTGCCGTCGTCGCCAAGCTCGCGCGGCTGAACCGGCGTGCCCTGGCGGTCGGCGCCGGGATCTACAAGCGCATCGCGACCCGCCGCTCGGGCGGGCAGAACGAGCAGATGCTGCGGATCGAGAAGGCCGTGCGGTGGCAGGCCGAGCACTTCGAGGAAATCCCGGTGGTCGTGGTGGCCTGCCTCAAGGGGGTGGTGCCCGGGTGGCCGCCGATCGCCGCGAGCAGTTCCTACGGCTCCATCTATCCCGCGGTGCAGAACCTGCTGCTCGCGGCGCGGGCTGCCGGGCTGGGTGCGGCGCTGATCACGTTGCCGCTGTGGAGCACCATGCTGGCGCGCCGCGCGCTGGGTCTGCCGTGGAATGTGACGCCGTGCGCGGTGATCCCGATGGGCTGGCCGAAGGGAAAGTACGGCCCCACCACGCGTCGGCCCGTCGGCGAATTGGTGTCGCTGGACCGCTACGGCAACCGGGCCTTTCTGCAAGAACCCCGGTGA
- a CDS encoding amino acid ABC transporter ATP-binding protein — MNQLAPETAATAPEGTVKIRIEGLRKSFGDLVVLDGIDTTIREGEVVCVIGPSGSGKSTFLRCLNKLEDITGGKVVVDEFDLTDKKVDLDKVRQRIGMVFQHFNLFPHMTVIQNITLAPLLTKKMDKETAEERALDLLGQVGLAEKAHVKPATLSGGQKQRVAIARALAMNPSIMLFDEATSALDPEMVGDVLEVLRRLAREGMTMVVVTHEMGFAREVASRVIFMADGNIVEDDTPAEVFGNPKHPRLREFLSKVL, encoded by the coding sequence ATGAACCAGCTGGCACCGGAAACCGCCGCCACCGCGCCCGAGGGCACGGTCAAGATCCGCATCGAGGGACTGCGGAAGTCGTTCGGGGACCTGGTGGTGCTCGACGGCATCGACACCACCATCCGGGAGGGGGAGGTCGTCTGCGTCATCGGCCCTTCGGGCTCGGGCAAGTCGACGTTCCTACGTTGCCTGAACAAGCTCGAGGACATCACCGGCGGCAAGGTAGTCGTCGACGAGTTCGACCTCACCGACAAAAAGGTCGATTTGGACAAGGTGCGCCAACGCATCGGCATGGTGTTCCAGCACTTCAACCTCTTTCCCCACATGACGGTGATTCAAAACATCACGCTCGCACCCCTGCTGACCAAGAAGATGGACAAGGAGACCGCCGAGGAGCGCGCGCTGGACCTGCTCGGCCAGGTCGGGTTGGCGGAGAAAGCCCACGTCAAGCCGGCAACGTTGTCCGGGGGGCAGAAGCAGCGCGTCGCGATCGCGCGGGCCCTGGCGATGAATCCGTCGATCATGCTGTTCGACGAGGCCACCAGCGCTCTGGACCCGGAGATGGTCGGCGACGTGCTCGAGGTGCTGCGCCGATTGGCCCGGGAGGGCATGACGATGGTGGTGGTCACCCACGAGATGGGGTTCGCGCGCGAGGTCGCCTCGCGGGTGATTTTCATGGCCGACGGCAACATCGTCGAAGACGACACGCCCGCTGAGGTTTTCGGCAATCCCAAACACCCACGTCTGCGGGAGTTCCTCTCCAAGGTGCTCTGA
- a CDS encoding amino acid ABC transporter substrate-binding protein/permease: MRAGSPPRVEPANRRSRLAYLVLALLFGALGAGIFAPGAAAQGEHYVIATDITFAPFEFQDEQGNFVGIDIDLLNAIAEDQGFSVTFKPLGFDAALQAVQANQVDAVIAGMSITDERKAVFDFSDPYFESGVQMAVLDTNETITSYEDLRGKRVAVKNGTEGAEFAESIKGEYGFSTVYFADSASMYDEVRTGNSEAIFDDYPVLNYGIAQGNGFKTVTPKEQGANYGFAVNKGQNPELLAKFNAGLNNLRESGRYDEIIDTYLGAGAAVSDNSFLGLLKSTFPLLMAGLKITVILTVVSIAIALLLGVIFGLMRVSRSLWLRAIGTTYVDIFRGTPLLVQAFFIYFGIPSAMGFQMTAMTAGIITLSLNAGAYMTEIVRGGIQSVDKGQMEAARSLGVGYLPTMRKVVLPQAVRTMIPSYINQFVITLKDTSILSVIGIAELTQTGRIIIARNFQSFTMWLIIGIIYFIVIMTLTKLSDRLEKRLVK, from the coding sequence ATGCGAGCCGGATCACCACCGCGCGTCGAGCCCGCGAACAGACGGTCACGGCTTGCCTACCTGGTGCTGGCGTTGTTGTTCGGCGCGCTCGGCGCCGGAATCTTCGCGCCGGGCGCCGCGGCGCAGGGCGAGCACTACGTGATTGCCACCGACATCACGTTCGCGCCGTTCGAATTCCAGGACGAGCAGGGCAACTTCGTCGGCATCGACATCGACCTGCTCAACGCGATCGCCGAGGACCAGGGCTTCTCCGTCACCTTCAAGCCGCTGGGCTTCGACGCCGCGTTGCAGGCGGTGCAGGCCAACCAGGTCGACGCGGTGATCGCCGGAATGTCGATCACCGACGAACGCAAGGCCGTCTTCGACTTCTCCGATCCCTACTTCGAATCCGGCGTCCAGATGGCCGTCTTGGACACCAACGAGACCATCACGTCCTATGAGGACCTCCGCGGCAAGCGGGTCGCGGTCAAGAACGGGACCGAGGGCGCCGAGTTCGCCGAATCCATCAAGGGCGAATATGGATTCAGCACCGTGTATTTCGCCGATTCGGCCTCCATGTACGACGAGGTGCGCACCGGCAACTCCGAGGCGATCTTCGACGACTACCCGGTGCTGAACTACGGCATCGCGCAGGGCAACGGGTTCAAGACGGTGACCCCCAAGGAACAGGGCGCCAACTACGGGTTCGCCGTCAACAAGGGGCAGAACCCCGAACTGCTGGCGAAGTTCAACGCCGGACTGAACAACCTGCGCGAATCCGGCCGCTACGACGAGATCATCGACACCTATCTCGGGGCGGGCGCGGCGGTCTCCGACAACTCGTTCCTGGGCCTGCTGAAGAGCACCTTCCCGTTGTTGATGGCGGGCCTGAAGATCACGGTCATCCTCACCGTGGTGTCGATCGCGATCGCGCTGCTGTTGGGGGTGATCTTCGGGCTGATGCGGGTGTCGCGCTCGCTGTGGTTGCGGGCCATCGGCACCACCTATGTCGACATCTTCCGCGGCACACCGCTTCTGGTGCAGGCCTTCTTCATCTACTTCGGCATCCCGTCGGCCATGGGCTTCCAGATGACCGCGATGACCGCCGGCATCATCACGCTCTCACTCAACGCCGGCGCCTACATGACCGAGATCGTTCGCGGGGGTATCCAGTCGGTGGACAAGGGGCAGATGGAAGCGGCCCGCAGCCTCGGCGTCGGATACCTGCCCACCATGCGGAAAGTCGTTCTGCCGCAGGCCGTCCGGACCATGATCCCGTCGTACATCAATCAGTTCGTGATCACCCTGAAGGACACCTCGATCCTGTCGGTGATCGGCATCGCCGAACTGACCCAGACCGGGCGCATCATCATCGCCCGCAACTTCCAGTCGTTCACCATGTGGCTGATCATCGGCATCATCTACTTCATCGTCATCATGACGCTGACCAAACTCTCGGACCGACTCGAGAAGAGGCTCGTGAAATGA
- a CDS encoding PAS domain S-box protein, with the protein MDETMIATALLSGPDAIMAADRNGLITFWNSGAERLFGFTAEQAVGESLDLIIPKRLRARHWAGWHRVMETGESRYGDGDLLAVPAVRADGSTVSVEFVIHPVSDAQGQLLGVAATLRDVTARFEETRELRRQLADR; encoded by the coding sequence ATGGACGAAACGATGATCGCCACTGCCCTGCTGTCCGGTCCGGACGCGATCATGGCCGCGGACCGAAATGGCTTGATCACCTTCTGGAATAGCGGCGCCGAGCGACTCTTCGGGTTCACCGCCGAGCAAGCCGTCGGCGAATCACTGGACCTGATCATCCCCAAACGGCTGCGCGCCCGGCACTGGGCCGGCTGGCACCGGGTCATGGAGACCGGCGAAAGCCGCTACGGCGATGGCGACCTGCTCGCCGTGCCGGCCGTACGCGCGGACGGCTCCACCGTCTCGGTGGAGTTCGTGATCCATCCGGTCAGCGACGCCCAGGGGCAGCTCCTCGGTGTCGCGGCGACGCTGCGCGACGTCACGGCGCGTTTCGAGGAGACCCGCGAGCTGCGGCGCCAACTTGCCGACCGTTGA
- a CDS encoding DUF3060 domain-containing protein, whose product MSSQDDPEARIQDLERSLADSAHASESGTLPYGEQYPPPTAPWPYDAPVPPRPQRPGLLAAFIIAAVVGLGVAIYLAIGQTSTTSGRPTFSGGGGGFATTTTAPTPAQPPSSPTVAPGETLTVMGIDGDETLHCDNNVVSISGIDNAVTITGHCAEVSVSGVRNVVRVDSSDLIGVSGIENRVTYRFGAPELNRSGIDNTLEQGG is encoded by the coding sequence GTGAGTTCGCAGGATGACCCGGAAGCTCGAATCCAGGACTTGGAACGGTCGCTGGCCGATTCCGCCCATGCCTCCGAATCGGGCACGCTTCCCTACGGCGAGCAGTACCCGCCACCCACCGCCCCATGGCCGTATGACGCACCCGTCCCGCCGCGACCGCAGCGCCCAGGCTTGTTGGCCGCGTTCATCATCGCGGCGGTGGTGGGCCTGGGTGTGGCGATCTATCTGGCCATCGGGCAGACCTCGACCACCTCCGGGCGACCCACCTTCTCCGGCGGTGGCGGCGGATTCGCGACCACCACCACGGCACCCACCCCCGCCCAGCCGCCGTCGTCGCCGACCGTCGCACCCGGCGAAACGCTGACCGTGATGGGCATCGACGGAGACGAGACCCTGCACTGCGACAACAACGTGGTGAGCATCAGCGGCATCGACAACGCCGTCACCATCACCGGCCACTGTGCGGAGGTGAGCGTGTCCGGCGTCCGCAACGTGGTCCGCGTCGACTCGTCGGATCTGATCGGCGTCTCCGGGATCGAGAACCGGGTCACCTACCGATTCGGCGCGCCGGAACTGAACCGGTCCGGCATCGACAACACCCTTGAGCAGGGCGGTTAG
- a CDS encoding Fur family transcriptional regulator: protein MTLWHKELRRVGLRVTQPRLAVLAEVQSHPHGDVDAIATGARRRLGTLSTQAVYDVLYALTDAGLLRRIEPAGSPVRFELETGDNHHHLVCRSCGAIVDAHCATGTAPCLHTPDDAGFQIDEAEVTFWGLCPNCQPVNSPD from the coding sequence GTGACCCTCTGGCACAAAGAATTGCGCCGGGTGGGGCTGCGCGTGACCCAGCCCCGCCTCGCCGTGCTGGCCGAGGTGCAATCGCACCCGCATGGTGACGTCGATGCCATCGCCACCGGTGCCCGTCGACGGCTCGGAACGCTGTCGACCCAAGCCGTGTACGACGTGCTGTACGCGCTGACCGACGCCGGGCTGCTGCGCCGGATCGAACCGGCGGGGTCCCCGGTCCGGTTCGAACTCGAAACCGGCGACAACCACCACCATCTGGTGTGCCGGTCCTGCGGCGCCATCGTCGATGCGCACTGCGCCACCGGAACGGCGCCGTGCCTGCACACCCCCGACGACGCCGGCTTCCAGATCGACGAGGCCGAAGTCACGTTCTGGGGCCTATGCCCCAATTGTCAGCCCGTGAACAGCCCCGATTGA
- a CDS encoding molybdopterin-dependent oxidoreductase, whose product MRTDNGSTVHRTDQLEALLSPPRTDRVLQQRVDEQQFGGGMPPVTARVPAIRLGRRWINVLWFVAVGVVALLVIVAVAQQLRQYDWMQSFLSRYPGTSESFAAPVTSGFPAWLRWQHFFNIIFMMFIIRAGLQILADHPRLYLNSGSRPGTEWFRMHGPVPADRMDKSAPARVWTSKDDSVTLPKWLGIPGIRHSIGLARWWHFSFGLLWLVNGAVFYVLLFSTDQWQRLVPQSWTVFPNALSAAVQYASLNFPVNEGFTNYNGLQILAYFTTVFIAAPLAFITGLLQAPAVAARFGTGRGPLNRQVARTIHFGVLLWMVGFIASHVTMVLTTGAVRNLNHMTLGSDAQSYWALAIFGIAISVILVLWLIASPLTLRYPRLVQKTGQFIVGWAKDLMERTHPRALYGENDISPYLWANGTLPDSPNYRRLQRSGWAGYRLRIEGLVQTPVALSYQELLALPKHEQITQHYCIQGWSGVAKWGGVRMKDILDIVHPLPTARWVVFYSFADGAERDGRYYDCHRIEHMREPMALLAYEMNGEPLTEAHGAPLRLRNELELGFKQVKWIEAIEFVADFADIGWGQGGYNEDHEFYGYRMPI is encoded by the coding sequence ATGAGAACCGACAATGGGTCCACCGTCCATCGCACCGACCAGCTGGAAGCGCTGCTCAGTCCCCCTCGGACCGACCGAGTGCTCCAGCAACGAGTCGACGAACAACAGTTCGGGGGCGGGATGCCCCCGGTCACGGCGCGGGTTCCCGCGATCCGCCTGGGCCGCCGGTGGATCAATGTCCTGTGGTTCGTCGCGGTCGGCGTCGTCGCGCTCCTCGTGATCGTCGCGGTGGCACAACAACTGCGCCAGTACGACTGGATGCAGAGCTTCCTCAGCCGTTATCCGGGCACCTCGGAAAGCTTTGCGGCGCCGGTGACTTCCGGATTTCCGGCTTGGCTGCGCTGGCAGCACTTCTTCAACATCATCTTCATGATGTTCATCATCCGGGCGGGCCTGCAAATCCTGGCCGACCATCCGCGGCTGTACCTCAACTCGGGTAGCCGCCCTGGGACAGAGTGGTTTCGGATGCACGGCCCGGTGCCTGCCGACCGCATGGACAAGAGCGCCCCGGCACGGGTGTGGACGTCCAAGGACGATTCGGTGACGCTACCGAAGTGGTTGGGAATACCTGGGATTCGCCACTCGATCGGGTTGGCTCGGTGGTGGCATTTCAGTTTCGGCCTGTTGTGGCTGGTGAACGGTGCGGTCTTCTACGTACTGCTGTTCAGCACCGATCAGTGGCAACGGCTGGTGCCGCAGTCGTGGACCGTATTCCCCAATGCCCTGTCCGCGGCAGTCCAGTACGCTTCGCTGAACTTCCCGGTCAACGAGGGCTTCACCAACTACAACGGCCTGCAGATCCTGGCCTACTTCACCACCGTGTTCATCGCGGCGCCGCTGGCGTTCATCACCGGCCTGCTGCAGGCGCCGGCGGTCGCAGCGCGATTCGGCACGGGCCGCGGCCCGTTGAACCGGCAGGTGGCCCGGACCATCCATTTCGGCGTGTTGCTATGGATGGTGGGTTTCATCGCCAGCCACGTCACCATGGTGTTGACCACTGGGGCGGTGCGGAATCTGAACCACATGACCTTGGGCAGCGACGCCCAATCCTACTGGGCGCTGGCGATATTCGGGATCGCCATCAGTGTGATCCTGGTGTTGTGGTTGATCGCTTCCCCGCTGACGCTCCGGTACCCCCGGCTGGTCCAGAAGACGGGCCAGTTCATCGTGGGCTGGGCCAAGGACCTGATGGAGCGCACCCATCCCCGGGCGTTGTACGGCGAGAACGACATCTCGCCGTATCTGTGGGCGAACGGGACGTTGCCCGACTCCCCGAACTACCGTCGTCTGCAGCGATCCGGGTGGGCGGGGTACCGCCTGCGCATCGAGGGTCTGGTCCAGACGCCGGTGGCGCTGTCCTACCAGGAGCTGCTGGCGCTTCCCAAACACGAACAGATCACCCAGCACTACTGCATCCAGGGATGGTCGGGGGTGGCCAAGTGGGGCGGGGTTCGGATGAAGGACATTCTGGACATCGTGCATCCCCTACCGACGGCGCGATGGGTGGTGTTCTACTCGTTCGCCGACGGCGCCGAACGCGACGGCAGATACTACGACTGCCACCGGATCGAGCACATGCGCGAACCGATGGCGCTGTTGGCCTACGAGATGAACGGCGAACCCCTCACCGAGGCACACGGCGCCCCCCTGCGTCTGCGCAACGAGCTCGAACTGGGCTTCAAACAGGTCAAATGGATCGAGGCGATCGAGTTCGTGGCGGACTTCGCCGACATCGGTTGGGGGCAGGGCGGTTACAACGAGGACCACGAATTCTACGGGTACCGGATGCCGATCTGA